Proteins encoded within one genomic window of Sorex araneus isolate mSorAra2 chromosome 9, mSorAra2.pri, whole genome shotgun sequence:
- the THNSL1 gene encoding threonine synthase-like 1 — MLHFNRCQHLEQIIQKCFSSIPFKTHKHVQQFLSRTLALAKSRKSWHSTHSLIGDKNIILMGAPGAGKTTVGRIIGQKLGCCVIDVNDDILEKTWNMSVSEKLQEVGSEQFLEEEGKAVLNFSASGSVISLTGSNPIHDVSMWHLKKNGIVVYLDIPLIDLINRLSIMQVTRIVAQNSGTSMKDLLKHRRQYYKKWYDTRVFCESGESPEEIADKVLITLKRYQDADSETFTSTRHTWTEDCKQKVSTKFFSEAVVEGLASDGGLFVPEKEFPKLNAGEWRRLVGATYIERAQVLLEKCIHPADIPAARLGEMIETAYAENFACSKVAPIRHLSNNQFILELFHGPTGSFKDLSLQLMPYLFAHCIPPTCNYMILVATSGDTGSAVLNGFSRLNKRDQQRIAVVTFFPENAVSEFQKAQIIGSQKENGWAVGVRSDFDFCQTAVKRMFQDSDFTGFLAVEYGTILSSANSINWGRLLPQVVYHASSYLDLVSQGFISFGSPVDVCIPTGNFGNILAAVYAKMMGIPIRRFICASNQNRVLTDFIKTGRYDLRERKLAQTFSPAIDILKSSNLERHLYLMANKDGHLVTKLFSQLEEQHHFHIEKILMEKLQQDFVADWCSEGDCLAAIHSTYNTLGYILDPHTAVAKVVADRMQDKTCPVIISSTAHYSKFAPAIMKALKIKEINQTSSSQLYLLSSYNALPPPHEALLERTKQQEKMEYQVCAADVNVLKGHVEKLIQSQFV, encoded by the coding sequence ATGCTCCACTTTAACCGATGTCAGCACCTGGAACAAATAATACAGAAATGTTTTTCTAGTATACCTTTTAAAACACATAAACACGTACAGCAGTTTCTTTCAAGAACACTTGCACTTGCAAAATCAAGGAAATCATGGCACTCAACTCACTCTCTCATTGGAGACAAAAATATTATCCTGATGGGAGCGCCTGGTGCTGGAAAAACAACAGTAGGCAGAATAATAGGTCAGAAACTAGGCTGTTGTGTCATAGATGTGAATGATGATATCCTTGAAAAAACATGGAATATGAGTGTGTCTGAAAAATTACAGGAAGTCGGTAGTGAGCAATTtttagaagaggaaggaaaagccGTGTTAAACTTCTCTGCATCTGGAAGTGTGATTTCCCTTACTGGATCCAATCCAATTCATGATGTCAGCATGTGGCATCTAAAGAAAAATGGAATAGTTGTATACCTGGATATACCACTAATAGATTTAATTAATCGTCTGAGCATTATGCAAGTTACTAGGATTGTAGCCCAGAATTCTGGAACATCTATGAAAGACTTACTTAAACATAGAAGACAGTATTATAAGAAGTGGTATGACACTCGTGTATTTTGTGAAAGTGGGGAATCCCCAGAGGAGATAGCTGACAAAGTGCTTATTACACTGAAAAGGTACCAAGATGCCGACTCGGAAACATTCACTTCCACAAGACACACTTGGACTGAAGATTGTAAGCAAAAAGTTTCAACCAAGTTCTTTTCAGAAGCGGTGGTCGAGGGACTAGCTTCTGACGGTGGTCTCTTTGTTCCTGAGAAGGAGTTTCCAAAATTAAATGCTGGTGAGTGGAGGAGACTAGTAGGAGCAACATACATAGAAAGAGCACAGGTACTGCTGGAGAAGTGTATCCATCCTGCTGATATCCCTGCTGCCAGGTTGGGAGAAATGATTGAAACTGCTTACGCAGAAAACTTCGCCTGCTCAAAAGTTGCCCCTATCAGGCACCTTTCAAACAACCAGTTCATCCTGGAGTTGTTTCATGGACCAACAGGATCATTTAAAGATCTGTCCTTACAGCTTATGCCTTATCTTTTTGCACATTGTATCCCACCAACTTGTAATTATATGATACTTGTAGCTACTTCTGGAGACACTGGGAGTGCTGTCTTAAATGGGTTTAGTAGGCTTAATAAGCGTGACCAGCAGAGAATAGCTGTGGTCACATTTTTCCCAGAGAATGCGGTGAGTGAATTTCAAAAAGCACAAATAATTGGCAGTCAGAAGGAAAATGGCTGGGCAGTGGGTGTCAGGTCAGATTTTGATTTTTGTCAGACAGCTGTAAAAAGAATGTTTCAAGATAGTGATTTTACTGGCTTTCTTGCTGTGGAATATGGAACCATCTTAAGTTCAGCAAATTCCATAAACTGGGGTCGACTGCTTCCCCAAGTAGTTTATCATGCTTCTTCATATCTTGATCTTGTCAGCCAaggatttatttcttttggaagCCCAGTTGATGTGTGTATTCCCACAGGAAACTTTGGTAACATTTTAGCAGCAGTGTATGCCAAAATGATGGGAATCCCTATTCGAAGATTTATTTGTGCCTCTAATCAGAACCGTGTTTTGACAGATTTTATAAAAACAGGACGTTATGATCTAAGGGAAAGAAAATTAGCACAAACCTTTTCACCAGCAATTGATATTCTCAAATCTTCAAATTTGGAACGGCATTTATACTTGATGGCTAATAAAGATGGGCACTTAGTGACAAAATTATTTAGTCAGTTAGAAGAGCAGCATCACTTCCACATAGAAAAGATTTTAATGGAGAAACTTCAGCAGGATTTTGTAGCTGACTGGTGCTCTGAGGGCGACTGCCTTGCAGCTATCCACTCGACCTACAATACTTTGGGGTATATTTTGGACCCCCACACTGCTGTTGCAAAAGTGGTTGCAGACAGAATGCAAGATAAAACTTGCCCTGTGATTATTTCATCTACAGCTCATTACTCAAAATTTGCACCTGCTATCATGAAGGCGTTAAAGATTAAAGAAATCAACCAAACTTCATCAAGTCAGCTTTATTTACTAAGTTCTTATAATGCATTACCTCCACCGCATGAGGCTTTATTAGAAAGAACAAAACAGCAGGAGAAAATGGAATACCAGGTGTGTGCAGCAGATGTGAATGTCCTGAAGGGTCATGTGGAAAAACTAATACAAAGCCAATTTGTGTAA